In a single window of the Elaeis guineensis isolate ETL-2024a chromosome 6, EG11, whole genome shotgun sequence genome:
- the LOC105047706 gene encoding V-type proton ATPase subunit d1 isoform X1 translates to MYGFEALTFNIHGGYLEAIVRGHRSGLLTAADYNNLCQCETLDDIKMHLSATEYGPYLQNEPSPLHTTTIVEKCTLKLVDEYKHMLCQATEPLSTFLEYITYGHMIDNVVLIVTGTLHERDVQELLEKCHPLGMFDSIATLAVAQNMHELYRLVLVDTPLAPYFSECITSEDLDDMNIEIMRNTLYKAYLEDFYKFCQKPGGATAEIMSDLLAFEADRRAVNITINSIGTELTRDDRRKLYSNFGLLYPYGHEELAACEDIDQVRAVMEKYPPYQSIFAKLSYGESQMLDKAFYEEDVKRLCLAFEQQFHYGVFFAYMRLREQEIRNLMWISECVAQNQKSRVHDSVVFIF, encoded by the exons ATGTATGGATTTGAAGCCCTAACGTTCAACATCCATGGAGGGTATCTGGAGGCGATCGTCCGGGGCCACAGGTCTGGCCTGCTCACTGCCGCCGACTACAACAATCTCTGCCAGTGCGAAACACTAGACGACATCAAAATGCACCTCTCCGCCACCGAATATGGGCCCTACCTCCAGAACG AGCCTTCTCCTTTACATACAACTACAATTGTCGAGAAATGCACTCTGAAACTGGTTGATGAATACAAACATATGTTATGCCAAGCCACTGAGCCGTTGTCAACTTTTTTGGAGTATATAAC GTACGGTCACATGATTGATAATGTTGTCCTCATTGTCACTGGGACCTTGCATGAGAGAGATGTTCAGGAATTATTAGAAAAATGCCATCCTTTGGGTATGTTTGacag CATTGCAACCCTTGCTGTTGCACAAAACATGCATGAGCTATACAGATTAGTTCTTGTTGATACACCACTGGCTCCATACTTCTCAGAGTGCATCACATCTGAG GACTTGGATGACATGAATATTGAAATTATGAGGAACACACTCTACAAAGCTTACCTCGAGGATTTTTACAAATTCTGTCAG AAACCAGGAGGAGCAACTGCTGAGATAATGTCTGATCTCCTTGCTTTTGAAGCTGATAGAAGAGCTGTCAATATCACCATAAACAG TATTGGCACGGAGTTGACTAGAGATGATCGACGGAAGCTTTATTCCAATTTTGGCTTGTT GTATCCATATGGTCATGAAGAACTTGCTGCATGTGAGGATATTGATCAG GTTCGTGCTGTTATGGAGAAATATCCTCCATATCAATCAATTTTTGCTAAGTTGTCTTATGGTGAAAGCCAGATGCTGGACAAGGCATTCTATGAGGAGGACGTGAAAAGGCTCTGCCTGGCTTTTGAACAGCAG TTCCATTATGGTGTGTTCTTTGCATACATGAGATTGAGGGAGCAGGAGATCAGGAACCTGATGTGGATATCTGAATGCGTTGCACAGAATCAGAAGTCCCGGGTCCATGACAGTGTGGTCTTCATTTTCTGA
- the LOC105047705 gene encoding plant cysteine oxidase 2 — translation MRVDGSLADRKGKKEAAAVAKGKSSKKDKRRNKKAKSATVVQRLFDTCKSVFANCGPDIVPSPEDIERLRAILDTMKPEDVGLTPNLPYFRNVSEGTPLITYLCLHESPKFSICIFCLPKYAVIPLHNHPGMTVFGKLLFGSMHVKSYDWVDDPQNSNETIKNADGARLAKVKTDDVFKAPCETSILYPAAGGNMHRFTAVTSCAVLDVLGPPYSKAEGRDCTYYKDLPYSSSSGDAVLVPGEPEGYAWLKEMEGQPDDCVAVPREYRGPKIVDH, via the exons ATGAGGGTTGACGGCAGCTTGGCGGACCGGAAGGGGAAGAAGGAGGCGGCGGCGGTGGCGAAGGGCAAGTCGTCGAAGAAGGACAAGCGGCGGAATAAGAAGGCCAAGTCGGCGACGGTCGTCCAGAGGCTGTTCGATACCTGCAAGTCCGTCTTCGCCAATTGCGGACCCGACATCGTCCCGTCCCCGGAGGACATCGAGCGCCTTCGAGCCATTCTTG ATACTATGAAACCAGAAGATGTTGGTTTAACTCCAAACCTGCCATATTTTCGCAATGTTTCTGAAGGAACTCCTCTGATAACATACTTATGCCTTCATGAGTCTCCCAAGTTTTCG ATATGTATCTTTTGCTTGCCTAAGTACGCTGTCATCCCACTTCATAATCACCCAGGAATGACTGTATTTGGCAAGCTTCTTTTCGGCTCAATGCACGTCAAGTCGTATGATTGGGTTGATGACCCTCAGAATTCCAACGAGACAATAAAAAATGCAGATG GTGCACGGTTGGCGAAGGTTAAAACTGATGATGTTTTCAAAGCGCCATGTGAGACATCCATACTGTATCCAGCTGCTGGAGGCAACATGCATCGTTTTACTGCGGTGACCTCTTGTGCGGTGTTGGATGTGCTTGGGCCACCTTACTCTAAAGCTGAAGGAAGGGATTGCACATATTATAAAGATCTCCCATATTCAAGTTCCTCCG GCGACGCTGTTTTGGTGCCTGGTGAGCCAGAGGGGTATGCGTGGCTGAAAGAGATGGAGGGACAGCCTGATGACTGCGTTGCAGTGCCTCGTGAATACAGGGGCCCAAAAATTGTGGACCACTGA
- the LOC105047706 gene encoding V-type proton ATPase subunit d2 isoform X2 produces MYGFEALTFNIHGGYLEAIVRGHRSGLLTAADYNNLCQCETLDDIKMHLSATEYGPYLQNEPSPLHTTTIVEKCTLKLVDEYKHMLCQATEPLSTFLEYITYGHMIDNVVLIVTGTLHERDVQELLEKCHPLGMFDSIATLAVAQNMHELYRLVLVDTPLAPYFSECITSEDLDDMNIEIMRNTLYKAYLEDFYKFCQKPGGATAEIMSDLLAFEADRRAVNITINSIGTELTRDDRRKLYSNFGLLYPYGHEELAACEDIDQCVCHYLFQAKEICRSPSASPSVIGSYAIPWEMLMSWHS; encoded by the exons ATGTATGGATTTGAAGCCCTAACGTTCAACATCCATGGAGGGTATCTGGAGGCGATCGTCCGGGGCCACAGGTCTGGCCTGCTCACTGCCGCCGACTACAACAATCTCTGCCAGTGCGAAACACTAGACGACATCAAAATGCACCTCTCCGCCACCGAATATGGGCCCTACCTCCAGAACG AGCCTTCTCCTTTACATACAACTACAATTGTCGAGAAATGCACTCTGAAACTGGTTGATGAATACAAACATATGTTATGCCAAGCCACTGAGCCGTTGTCAACTTTTTTGGAGTATATAAC GTACGGTCACATGATTGATAATGTTGTCCTCATTGTCACTGGGACCTTGCATGAGAGAGATGTTCAGGAATTATTAGAAAAATGCCATCCTTTGGGTATGTTTGacag CATTGCAACCCTTGCTGTTGCACAAAACATGCATGAGCTATACAGATTAGTTCTTGTTGATACACCACTGGCTCCATACTTCTCAGAGTGCATCACATCTGAG GACTTGGATGACATGAATATTGAAATTATGAGGAACACACTCTACAAAGCTTACCTCGAGGATTTTTACAAATTCTGTCAG AAACCAGGAGGAGCAACTGCTGAGATAATGTCTGATCTCCTTGCTTTTGAAGCTGATAGAAGAGCTGTCAATATCACCATAAACAG TATTGGCACGGAGTTGACTAGAGATGATCGACGGAAGCTTTATTCCAATTTTGGCTTGTT GTATCCATATGGTCATGAAGAACTTGCTGCATGTGAGGATATTGATCAG TGTGTATGCCACTACCTTTTTCAAGCAAAAGAAATATGCCGTAGTCCAAGCGCTTCCCCTTCCGTGATAGGATCGTATGCTATTCCATGGGAGATGCTGATGTCCTGGCACTCATGA